GAGCAGCACAACTTGACCGTCAAGCTGCTGGTAAAACAGGAACCACGTCTTCAGAGCGTGACATTTGGTTTGTCGGTTACGTACCACAGCTATCAACTGCCGTTTGGGTAGGAAACGATAATTATCGACCGTTAGGCAAAGGCTCAACTGGTGGTGGTTTTGTTGCGCCTGTATGGCGTGACTTTATGCAGAAAGCACTAAAAGATCAACGAGTTGAGTACTTCCGCTCGCCTTCGCAATTTCAGCGTCCTAGTGCTAACTAACAGCACGAAGAGGGGCTAAGGATCGGGGTAAAAAACAGAAAAAGTTAAAGTTAAATCAACTGACCTCCGACCCACGATCCCTCTTTCATGGCTGTTTATCGACTTCGGCTTTCATCCGTTGCAGTGTTAGATTCATCTGGTCAAACATCTGCTGTGGTGTTATTCCAAACTGTCCTAACTGCGTTTGCAGTTGCTGCGCCGTCATCTGAGCCATGAAGTCTTCTGATAGTTCAAATCGCTTCATAAAAATGCGATAACGTTCCATCAGAGCTTCCATTTGCTCGATAAATATCTTTTTACCTTCGCGGTCAAACTTGCCGTAGTTCTGACCAAGTTTGATTAAGGACTGGTAATCTTCAAAAAGCTGCTTGGCTTCTTGTTGAACAATCTCAGAGTCAAAAAATCCCATGGCACTTATGTTCAACTGAGTGCTATCACTCAGGAGACTTTACTGTTGCATCTGGTATCATTCTAGTCTAGACTCAAAGGCTACACTTCATAGTATTGTTGTCGAGATTTCAACACTTGACAAACTAAGAGTCAGAAGTCACGGGTTAGAATTCCAAGGTCTAAAATAATAAAGCTAGTTCTCCACCACCGAATGTGCTGACAGGCGTTATATTGTCAACAACTCATACTTAAATAAAAGCAATCTTCGCGAGCTGCTTTTAACTCGACTTTTTGTGTGTTAGAACAATCAATATTATTTGTAGCAATGTCAATCTGGTTAGGATATTAAAGTTTTGAGTTATGAGTTTTGAATTACAGAATTTCTTACCTCAACACTCAAGGCTCATTTATAACTTTTCTTCCCCTGACCTCTGACCTTTGACCTCCGACTGCTATATCTATGTTAGGTAAACTAAAAAGTAGAAAAATTGCCGCACTTTTAGCTTTTAGTGGCACAGTCATACCGATCGCCGGTTTACACAAGTTCTATCTAGGACAACCTCTGTGGGGCGTGTTGTATTTACTCTTATCATGGACGCCAATTCCGCGCGTTGCAAGTGCGATTGAAGGAGTTTGGTATCTAGCCCAAGATTCAGAGGAATTTGACCGAAATTTTAACCAATCTGAAGGAAATATCGAAGTTTTCGCAGCAACGCCAAATCAATCCGCAACTCCTAACCGCGTTGGTGCGATCGCTGATGCGTTGCGTCAACTCGACGATCTACGCCAAGATGGATTAATTTCTGAGTACGAATTTGAGCAAAAACGCCGCCAATTGTTAAATAAAATTGTTTGAATAGAGATAGGCTTCACAAAGTAAACCCTGACTCCACCATGCTTCAGAACTGGTTGCAGTCTCAGACAATCCGCGCCAAGCTCCTCAATGACCCATACTACCGCATGGAGTCGCTAGCTGAAATTGCGATCGCCGCGGCGTTAGGTATCCGCATCGATGTTAATCAAGCGAGTGTTGATGATTGGCTAAGACTACCAGGAATCTCTATTCACCAAGCGCGATCGCTTGTAGAATTACGTCGCAGTGGCGTTCAATTTTACTGTATTGAAGATATTGCAGCCGCATTAAATATGCCGTTACAGCGACTGAAGCCTTTGGAAGTTGTATTAAAGTTTTGCTACTACGACGAAGAACGTTATCTACAGCCGCTAGTCAACCCCAACACAGCGACAATAGAAATGCTTGCCCAAATTCCAGTCATCGATCGGGCATTAGCAGCAGCTATAGTACAAAATCGCACATCCTTAGGACCATACCGCAATCTTGTAGACCTGCAACGCCGCTTATCACTAGCCGGAGTCACAATTAGCAAGTTGATGCATTATCTGTGTTTTTGATATTGCAATACATCATCGAGGAACCTAAAATTATTTGT
The Chroococcidiopsis sp. TS-821 genome window above contains:
- a CDS encoding DUF1825 family protein translates to MGFFDSEIVQQEAKQLFEDYQSLIKLGQNYGKFDREGKKIFIEQMEALMERYRIFMKRFELSEDFMAQMTAQQLQTQLGQFGITPQQMFDQMNLTLQRMKAEVDKQP
- a CDS encoding NINE protein, coding for MLGKLKSRKIAALLAFSGTVIPIAGLHKFYLGQPLWGVLYLLLSWTPIPRVASAIEGVWYLAQDSEEFDRNFNQSEGNIEVFAATPNQSATPNRVGAIADALRQLDDLRQDGLISEYEFEQKRRQLLNKIV
- a CDS encoding ComEA family DNA-binding protein, whose product is MLQNWLQSQTIRAKLLNDPYYRMESLAEIAIAAALGIRIDVNQASVDDWLRLPGISIHQARSLVELRRSGVQFYCIEDIAAALNMPLQRLKPLEVVLKFCYYDEERYLQPLVNPNTATIEMLAQIPVIDRALAAAIVQNRTSLGPYRNLVDLQRRLSLAGVTISKLMHYLCF